Proteins found in one Planococcus citri chromosome 2, ihPlaCitr1.1, whole genome shotgun sequence genomic segment:
- the LOC135837698 gene encoding uncharacterized protein LOC135837698: MMETVSDVYDLTYPSPVSLQEISSIVVAADLWRKGLKKNIKLENLIPYLPSAIYNSLKEYVRTLRDSIWSWRNYHSFCRVFDCSWLVILNRFNDFAWDWDGTIHEERTAKRMMMCDRFTQVEKFKIACVYCFEDDIKQIWPSVSEMMKLDEINFFYCPEQYYWICYLQNKLHWIPIVNRYPIAEEMLIRSSALECKWRNRSFLVYFWNRLPSDSQPPSQVYSNHYWREQFARFILPILNEHQLDIFVAKDGCHLIQSLMADESTLLHVLPTWMYIRSRIDLRNFLHFINGLLEEKYIHSHFNSKRVSNLFSEIWNSAPQHFKRSVLDDVLYNDLISRIRNTSLWDNRRMKLLIIVLQDATFEERNAFWRKNWRNLIFSAHPEDLVVMMKLSFRNENEITLFKKNVMSVYKNIAKDCALLLKCSLYEAFEPVNDVLSICCLNERQRKEYKRRLLRSNYIGKKSVLTVDVIRNNKSLNEFIDDAFQDTADLGVEFKKQLRSSPVTQHCLLECIRQGWLFLHLIEFVDSFFSDEQIVVSLKKRFFQYFKKQLIAGRISSIDGADMQVFLIWLLGSEDEVIGFKQSIPVEDIVRTMMQGEEIKITQFCGGHRKPQFPWKVHCFLMWYLNNDEEEVDKCAELFHDKVKSFVTTSTKRRRIV; this comes from the coding sequence ATGATGGAAACCGTGTCTGATGTGTACGATCTCACATATCCCAGTCCAGTCAGCCTGCAAGAAATCTCATCTATCGTAGTTGCGGCGGATTTATGGCGTAAAGGTTTGAAGAAGAATATTAAGCTGGAAAATTTGATTCCTTATTTGCCATCGGCGATTTACAATTCACTAAAGGAATACGTCCGCACATTGAGAGACTCAATTTGGTCATGGCGGAATTACCACTCCTTCTGTCGTGTATTCGATTGTAGTTGGTTGGTGATTTTGAACCGATTCAACGATTTCGCTTGGGACTGGGATGGCACCATTCACGAAGAGCGTACAGCCAAACGGATGATGATGTGCGATCGATTCACTCAAGTTGAGAAATTCAAGATCGCTTGTGTGTACTGCTTCGAAGATGATATCAAACAGATTTGGCCATCTGTCAGCGAGATGATGAAGTtggatgaaattaattttttttattgtccgGAACAGTATTACTGGATCTGCTACCTTCAAAACAAATTACACTGGATTCCTATTGTCAACAGGTATCCTATTGCCGAGGAGATGCTTATTCGATCAAGTGCGCTTGAATGTAAATGGAGAAACCGTTCGTTCCTcgtgtatttttggaatcgtttaCCATCTGATAGCCAGCCACCATCACAGGTCTACTCAAATCACTATTGGCGGGAACAATTCGCTAGATTTATCTTACCAATACTAAACGAACATCAACTGGACATTTTCGTGGCCAAAGATGGTTGTCATTTGATACAATCTCTGATGGCTGATGAATCGACACTACTTCATGTTCTTCCAACGTGGATGTACATTCGTAGCAGGATcgatttgagaaattttttgcattttatcaacGGACTGCTAGAAGAAAAGTATATCCACTCACATTTCAATTCCAAAAGAGTGTCGAATTTGTTCAGCGAGATATGGAACAGTGCTCCGCAGCATTTTAAACGATCGGTGTTGGATGATGTATTATATAATGATCTAATATCTCGCATTAGAAATACGAGTCTATGGGACAATAGAAGAATGAAGTTACTGATCATAGTATTGCAAGATGCTACTTTCGAAGAGAGAAACGCATTTTGGCGtaaaaattggcgaaatttgATCTTCAGCGCGCATCCCGAAGATTTAGTGGTTATGATGAAATTGtcttttcgaaatgaaaatgaaattacattATTCAAAAAGAACGTTATGTCGGTGTATAAAAATATCGCGAAAGATTGCGCCTTGTTGCTGAAATGCAGTTTGTACGAAGCATTTGAACCAGTAAACGACGTTTTGTCTATTTGCTGTCTCAATGAGCGACAAAGAAAGGAGTATAAACGGCGATTACTGAGGTCGAATTATATAGGAAAAAAATCTGTGCTGACGGTTGACGTAATCAGAAACAATAAATCGCTGAATGAGTTCATCGACGATGCTTTTCAAGATACTGCTGATCTCGGcgttgaatttaaaaagcaaCTAAGATCATCACCTGTAACCCAACACTGTTTACTAGAATGTATTCGCCAAGGATGGTTATTCCTGCATCTGATAGAGTTTGTCGACTCTTTCTTTTCAGATGAACAAATCGTAGTGTCtctgaaaaaacgtttttttcagtACTTCAAAAAGCAACTCATTGCTGGTCGTATTTCAAGCATTGATGGTGCCGATATGCAGGTATTTCTTATTTGGTTGTTGGGTAGTGAAGATGAAGTTATCGGATTCAAACAGTCGATACCAGTTGAAGATATTGTCCGTACCATGATGCAAGGTGAGGAgataaaaataacacaattttgcGGTGGTCATCGTAAACCGCAATTTCCTTGGAAGGTGCATTGTTTTTTAATGTGGTATTTGAACAACGATGAAGAAGAAGTAGACAAGTGTGCAGAGCTGTTTCATGATAAAGTGAAGTCCTTCGTTACTACAAGTACAAAACGTAGAAGAATCGTGTAG